Proteins found in one Erythrobacter sp. 3-20A1M genomic segment:
- a CDS encoding 2-dehydro-3-deoxy-6-phosphogalactonate aldolase has product MSFVPEFDSAFSACPLVAILRGVTPVEVEDIGEALVEAGFRLIEVPLNSPQPLDGIARLAARLKGRAMVGAGTVLSVEQVAQVADAGGQIVVSPNTNAGVIEATATAGLASLPGFATPSEAFAAIDAGATALKLFPAEASSPAALKATRAVLPKELAVLPVGGIEVDSMEPWVKAGASGFGLGSSLYKPGRTPADVGERARAFVEAWRELSAAQSQ; this is encoded by the coding sequence ATGAGTTTCGTCCCCGAGTTCGACAGTGCCTTTTCCGCCTGCCCGCTGGTCGCAATCCTGCGCGGCGTGACGCCCGTCGAAGTGGAAGACATCGGCGAAGCGTTGGTGGAGGCGGGCTTTCGCCTGATCGAAGTGCCGCTCAACTCGCCCCAGCCGCTCGACGGTATCGCTCGACTCGCCGCTCGGCTGAAGGGCCGCGCCATGGTCGGCGCAGGCACAGTCCTAAGCGTCGAACAGGTTGCGCAGGTGGCTGACGCTGGCGGTCAGATCGTCGTCTCGCCCAACACCAACGCGGGCGTGATTGAGGCGACGGCAACTGCGGGCCTTGCGTCTCTACCTGGCTTCGCGACGCCGAGCGAGGCGTTCGCCGCTATCGACGCCGGAGCCACCGCGCTAAAGCTCTTTCCTGCCGAAGCCTCGAGCCCGGCAGCGTTGAAAGCGACACGCGCGGTGCTCCCGAAGGAACTCGCCGTTCTCCCCGTGGGCGGGATCGAGGTCGACTCCATGGAACCATGGGTGAAGGCCGGCGCGTCGGGTTTCGGCCTGGGCTCCTCGCTTTACAAGCCGGGCCGGACCCCGGCCGATGTGGGTGAAAGAGCACGGGCATTCGTCGAAGCGTGGCGCGAACTTTCCGCCGCTCAGTCGCAGTAG
- a CDS encoding sodium/sugar symporter, with amino-acid sequence MGLATFDIVVVAIYAVGIFGLAQWVSRDRAGHEKNSSDYFLASKSLPWWAIGASLIAANISAEQIVGMSGSGYRLGLAIASYEWMAALTLLIVGKFFLPIFLKNSIYTMPQFLEQRYGPNIRTIMAIFWLGLYIFVNLTSILWLGSIVVNQVAGVDQMVALFGLGGFALLYQLYGGLKAVALTDIVQVTLLVFGGLIISGLTLNEVGGGQGVWVGFTTLLDQAPDKFNMILEPGDIGYQELPGIAVLVGGMWIANLSYWGFNQYIIQRALAAKNLKEAQKGVVFAAILKLLMPLVVVMPGLAAVILAPGLDPADQAYPTMMRYLPTGLLGLVFAALMAAVVASTASKINSIATIFTLDLYAKRRGYRSEAEDETRRAGHEKHLVLIGRISASVATLLALFAARPLLGSLDQAFQFIQEFSGFITPGITVIFLLGLFWKRASEAGAITAAAVSILGSVVFWFPSDWGGIAALNAVPFMNRMMWVFFLSLGLAILVSFLKPGAAGSDRIETADISYATSKSFNIAGFAVIGILIALYAAMW; translated from the coding sequence CAGCCGCGACCGTGCGGGGCATGAAAAGAACAGCTCGGATTATTTCCTGGCTTCGAAGTCGCTGCCCTGGTGGGCGATCGGCGCGTCTCTCATCGCCGCCAATATCTCGGCCGAACAGATCGTCGGCATGTCGGGTTCGGGCTATCGCCTCGGCCTCGCCATAGCATCCTATGAATGGATGGCGGCGCTGACGCTGCTGATCGTCGGCAAGTTCTTCCTGCCGATCTTCCTCAAGAACAGCATCTACACCATGCCCCAGTTTCTGGAGCAGCGGTATGGCCCGAATATCCGCACCATCATGGCGATCTTCTGGCTCGGCCTGTACATCTTCGTGAACCTTACCTCGATCCTGTGGCTGGGATCGATCGTGGTCAACCAGGTCGCCGGCGTCGACCAGATGGTTGCCCTGTTCGGCTTGGGCGGGTTCGCCCTGCTGTACCAGCTTTACGGTGGGCTGAAGGCGGTCGCCCTGACGGATATCGTGCAGGTCACGCTGCTGGTATTCGGCGGCCTCATCATCTCGGGCCTGACGCTGAACGAAGTGGGCGGCGGGCAAGGCGTCTGGGTCGGCTTCACCACGTTGCTCGACCAGGCTCCGGACAAGTTCAACATGATCCTAGAGCCGGGCGATATCGGCTATCAGGAACTGCCAGGGATCGCCGTGCTGGTCGGCGGCATGTGGATCGCCAACCTCAGCTATTGGGGCTTCAACCAGTATATCATCCAGCGGGCACTGGCCGCGAAGAACCTGAAGGAAGCGCAGAAGGGCGTGGTCTTCGCCGCCATCCTGAAGCTGCTGATGCCGCTGGTGGTCGTCATGCCCGGCCTCGCCGCCGTCATTCTGGCACCCGGCCTGGACCCGGCCGATCAAGCTTATCCCACGATGATGCGCTATCTGCCGACCGGCCTGCTGGGACTGGTGTTCGCCGCATTGATGGCGGCGGTGGTCGCCTCTACCGCGTCGAAGATCAATTCGATCGCGACCATCTTCACCCTGGACCTCTATGCCAAGCGTCGCGGGTACAGAAGCGAAGCGGAGGACGAGACCCGGCGCGCGGGCCATGAAAAGCATCTCGTTTTGATCGGCCGGATCAGCGCGAGCGTAGCCACGCTGCTGGCGCTGTTCGCGGCACGCCCGCTCCTCGGCAGCCTCGATCAGGCATTCCAGTTCATCCAGGAATTCTCCGGCTTCATCACGCCAGGCATCACGGTCATCTTCCTGCTCGGCCTGTTCTGGAAGAGGGCGAGCGAAGCGGGTGCCATCACCGCCGCAGCCGTGTCGATCCTGGGCAGCGTCGTGTTCTGGTTCCCCAGCGATTGGGGCGGGATCGCGGCGCTGAACGCGGTGCCCTTCATGAACCGCATGATGTGGGTGTTCTTCCTCTCGCTGGGACTTGCGATACTGGTCTCGTTCCTGAAACCCGGCGCGGCCGGCAGCGACCGGATCGAGACGGCGGATATCAGCTATGCGACCAGCAAGTCCTTCAATATCGCCGGGTTCGCGGTGATCGGGATCCTCATCGCACTCTATGCCGCAATGTGGTGA
- a CDS encoding aldose epimerase family protein: MQRDGVVCETRIEPFGHLPDGREVHALRLENARGFVARVITYGARLQSMLVPDAAGGVADVVLGYPDLAGYLSDPAYLGATVGRWANRIAGAKFSLGGEEFVLTSNDGPNSLHGGTQGFDSRLWTVESHSGGESATAVLSLFSPDGEEGFPGDVRVRAVFTLDREDGLTVEYEAVSDRSTILNLTHHSYWNLAGEASDRDARGQELTIDSDAFLPIRPGGIPTGEFRDVAGTPFDFGQPRQPLTHAGNDDPQLQVAGGYDHCWTLIGGRTAEPRLVATLRDPASRRAVDLWSDQPGLQFYGGNFLSGERAGKCGRVYRPHDGLALEPQLFPDTPNQPAFGSGVLEPGEIYRNRMIWRFYCD, encoded by the coding sequence ATGCAAAGAGACGGCGTCGTTTGCGAAACGCGTATCGAGCCGTTCGGCCATCTGCCGGACGGACGGGAGGTTCATGCGCTCCGGCTGGAAAACGCGCGCGGTTTCGTTGCGAGGGTGATCACCTATGGCGCGCGGCTGCAGAGCATGCTGGTTCCCGATGCGGCCGGCGGCGTGGCGGACGTGGTGCTCGGCTATCCCGATCTCGCCGGCTATCTGTCGGATCCCGCCTATCTCGGCGCGACTGTCGGTCGGTGGGCCAATCGCATCGCCGGGGCGAAATTCTCGCTCGGGGGAGAAGAGTTCGTTCTCACCAGCAATGACGGACCCAATTCGCTGCACGGCGGGACGCAGGGTTTCGATTCCAGGCTATGGACCGTCGAGAGCCATAGCGGCGGCGAGAGCGCGACGGCGGTGCTGTCGCTTTTCAGCCCGGATGGCGAGGAGGGTTTTCCCGGCGATGTGCGGGTGAGGGCAGTCTTCACGCTCGATCGCGAAGACGGCCTTACGGTGGAATACGAGGCGGTCAGCGATCGTTCGACGATACTGAACCTTACGCATCACAGCTACTGGAACCTCGCGGGCGAAGCGAGCGACCGCGATGCGCGAGGGCAGGAGCTGACTATCGATTCCGACGCATTCTTGCCGATCCGGCCCGGGGGCATTCCTACCGGCGAATTTCGCGACGTTGCGGGAACCCCGTTCGATTTTGGCCAGCCTCGCCAGCCGTTGACGCATGCGGGCAACGACGACCCGCAGCTGCAGGTGGCAGGGGGCTACGATCACTGTTGGACGCTCATTGGCGGTCGAACGGCGGAACCGCGTCTGGTGGCCACGCTTCGCGACCCAGCTTCGCGGCGCGCCGTCGATCTATGGTCCGACCAGCCCGGCCTCCAGTTCTACGGCGGCAATTTCCTGTCCGGCGAGCGCGCGGGCAAGTGCGGGCGGGTCTATCGCCCGCATGACGGCCTCGCGCTAGAGCCGCAGCTGTTTCCCGACACGCCGAACCAGCCCGCCTTCGGTTCCGGTGTGCTCGAACCCGGCGAGATCTATCGCAACCGTATGATCTGGCGGTTCTACTGCGACTGA
- a CDS encoding tryptophan 7-halogenase, with translation MTLTNVRKPIASAVIVGGGAVALCAALALKRALPKAEIQLVERGNAETGIADSVLLVHPPAMRLLDLIGLDEAGLVRAGLASHTLGDRFTGWTKAPFIVPVAEEEPVAMGIPISLIERMRTGRRDPATGSAAIALAEAGKFDPDSLHRTDAGDAIGYALHLDTAGFTALLRRFAEQAGVIFTGDTDSLAEADLRLECAGCGTVLQDARSEDWGGEISDGEMLLWDVAAAPSLLNEYAARDWGWQSTLPGPRTTRHVAVFDPKRGVPSTPRDARKLAFATGRLERPLEDRRVALGDAAAVPGPLGGFGFTLAAMHLALLLDFMPGSEPHPLIEREYNRRAALISDEIRDFVAALHVHSQHAGAFWKRLRKHGAVGELMQVTRRFARSGRLPPREVDAIADASWTRALDALVEAGPGYDALALSVPLQRADEVLEARRNAVAKLLRSQTDYDNWLTEERGR, from the coding sequence GTGACTCTGACGAACGTTCGCAAGCCGATAGCCAGCGCCGTGATCGTCGGAGGCGGTGCCGTCGCTTTGTGTGCGGCCCTGGCGCTGAAACGCGCTCTGCCAAAGGCGGAAATCCAGCTCGTCGAGCGCGGCAACGCCGAGACTGGCATCGCCGACAGCGTCCTACTCGTTCATCCACCGGCGATGAGACTGCTCGATCTGATCGGTCTGGACGAAGCCGGATTGGTCCGCGCCGGACTGGCTTCTCACACGCTGGGCGACCGGTTCACCGGTTGGACGAAGGCACCGTTCATCGTCCCGGTTGCGGAGGAAGAGCCCGTTGCAATGGGCATTCCGATTTCGCTCATCGAACGCATGCGGACGGGACGCCGCGATCCGGCGACCGGCTCTGCAGCCATTGCCTTGGCCGAGGCCGGGAAATTCGATCCCGACAGCTTGCATCGGACGGACGCGGGCGACGCGATCGGATATGCGCTGCATCTCGACACCGCGGGTTTCACGGCTCTTTTGCGGCGCTTCGCCGAGCAGGCGGGTGTCATCTTCACGGGAGACACGGACTCGCTTGCCGAGGCGGATCTCCGGCTGGAGTGCGCCGGGTGCGGCACGGTGCTCCAGGACGCCCGGTCGGAAGATTGGGGCGGGGAAATCTCGGATGGCGAAATGCTGCTGTGGGACGTTGCAGCGGCACCCTCGCTGCTGAACGAATATGCGGCAAGGGATTGGGGATGGCAGTCCACGCTGCCGGGACCGCGCACGACGCGCCATGTTGCGGTGTTCGACCCGAAACGAGGTGTTCCGTCGACTCCCCGTGATGCGAGGAAGCTGGCTTTCGCAACCGGGCGGCTCGAAAGACCGCTGGAGGATCGGCGCGTCGCGCTGGGCGACGCCGCCGCCGTGCCCGGCCCGCTTGGCGGCTTCGGATTTACGCTTGCGGCGATGCATCTGGCTCTCCTGTTGGACTTCATGCCGGGCAGCGAACCGCACCCTCTGATCGAGCGGGAATACAACCGCCGCGCCGCCCTTATTTCCGATGAAATCCGTGACTTCGTCGCCGCATTGCATGTCCATTCGCAACATGCCGGTGCTTTCTGGAAGCGTCTCCGGAAGCACGGCGCAGTCGGTGAACTGATGCAGGTGACGCGGCGCTTCGCACGATCCGGTCGTCTCCCGCCGCGCGAGGTCGATGCGATCGCGGATGCGAGCTGGACGCGCGCGCTCGATGCTCTGGTGGAAGCCGGTCCGGGATACGACGCGCTTGCGCTGTCGGTCCCCCTGCAACGAGCAGACGAAGTGCTGGAAGCGCGGCGCAATGCGGTGGCGAAACTGCTGCGCTCGCAAACGGACTACGACAATTGGTTGACGGAGGAACGCGGACGATGA
- a CDS encoding tryptophan halogenase family protein, whose amino-acid sequence MSRGDGNAIRDLVIVGGGTAGWMMAAAAGRVLAGGLRSITLIESDAIGTIGVGEATIPPILGFNELLGIDERAFLEATQGTFKLGIEFENWGRQGTRYFHPFGRTGRDFDGIAFHQLWSWLRDAEGVGSLEEYSMSAVAARNGKFAHPQSDPRSPLSNLQYAYHFDATRYAAFLRSYAIERGVARQEGRIVDVELDGETGHVLAVKLEDSTRVTGDLFIDCSGFRSMLLGEAMGVPFTDWSHWLPCDRAVAVPSAAKEQIAPYTRSRALTAGWQWRIPLQHRTGNGHVYASAYMEDAEAERLLLANLDSEPADDPRPLRFRTGVREKLWERNVVALGLSGGFLEPLESTSIHLIQTGISKLLALFPDRDFTDVERDEYNRLMTSSYAAVRDFIVAHYHVTQRDDTPFWNYVRTMEIPDSLETRLELFRRKGRIFRYDDELFTVGSWAAILEGQGMKPLGSDPLCAALDADGLAQAMRRMKQAHHAMAARLPLHRDAIGGG is encoded by the coding sequence ATGAGCCGTGGGGACGGAAATGCGATACGCGATCTGGTGATCGTCGGCGGCGGTACCGCCGGATGGATGATGGCCGCCGCCGCCGGGCGCGTGCTGGCTGGTGGACTGCGCAGCATCACCCTGATCGAATCCGACGCGATCGGAACAATCGGCGTGGGCGAAGCGACGATTCCCCCCATCCTGGGCTTCAACGAACTCCTCGGGATCGACGAGCGGGCGTTTCTGGAAGCGACGCAGGGCACCTTCAAGCTCGGGATCGAATTCGAGAACTGGGGCCGGCAAGGCACGCGATATTTCCACCCGTTCGGGCGGACCGGCCGCGACTTCGACGGTATCGCATTCCACCAGCTGTGGTCGTGGCTGCGCGATGCCGAAGGCGTGGGCTCGCTGGAGGAATATTCCATGAGCGCCGTGGCGGCGCGCAATGGCAAGTTCGCACACCCCCAGTCCGATCCACGCTCGCCTCTCTCCAACTTGCAATACGCCTACCATTTCGATGCGACGCGCTATGCCGCATTCTTGCGCAGCTATGCGATCGAGCGCGGGGTCGCCCGGCAGGAGGGGCGGATCGTCGATGTCGAGCTCGACGGTGAGACCGGGCACGTCCTTGCAGTCAAGCTGGAGGATAGCACGCGGGTCACCGGCGACCTGTTCATCGATTGCAGTGGGTTTCGCAGCATGTTGCTGGGCGAGGCCATGGGCGTCCCCTTCACGGACTGGTCGCACTGGCTACCGTGCGACAGGGCCGTTGCGGTGCCGAGCGCTGCGAAAGAGCAGATCGCACCCTACACGCGTTCGCGCGCCCTTACGGCCGGATGGCAGTGGCGCATCCCGTTGCAGCACCGGACCGGCAACGGCCATGTCTATGCGAGCGCCTATATGGAAGACGCGGAGGCCGAGCGGCTTCTGCTGGCGAATCTCGACAGCGAACCCGCCGACGATCCCCGGCCCCTGCGCTTCCGCACCGGAGTGCGCGAGAAATTGTGGGAGCGCAATGTCGTCGCACTCGGCCTGTCGGGCGGATTTCTGGAGCCGCTAGAATCGACTAGCATCCACCTGATCCAGACCGGTATCTCCAAGCTGCTGGCGCTCTTCCCCGACCGTGATTTCACCGACGTTGAGCGCGACGAATACAATCGCCTGATGACTTCCAGCTACGCCGCCGTGCGCGATTTCATCGTGGCGCATTACCATGTCACCCAGCGGGACGACACGCCCTTCTGGAATTACGTGCGCACGATGGAAATTCCTGACAGCCTGGAAACGCGGCTGGAGCTGTTCCGCCGGAAAGGCCGGATTTTTCGTTACGACGACGAGCTGTTCACCGTGGGTAGCTGGGCCGCGATCCTTGAGGGCCAGGGAATGAAGCCGCTCGGCAGCGACCCGCTCTGCGCGGCCCTGGACGCAGACGGATTGGCACAGGCAATGCGCCGGATGAAGCAAGCCCACCACGCCATGGCCGCGCGCCTGCCGCTGCATCGAGATGCGATCGGAGGCGGCTAA
- a CDS encoding tryptophan halogenase family protein, with protein sequence MAGPAIQSQPAPLRVVILGGGTAGWMTAAALQTMVGATTDIHLIESEDIGIVGVGEATLPHLRAFIARLGIDEREFMAATQATYKLGIEFSGFGREGERYIHPFGTYGRSLAGVGFHHFWLRARAEGEASRIDEYSFAVMAAEARRFARPAQDGDPIESFGYAYQFDATLFGPYLRDRATARGVRRTEGRVVSVERDEGGDVSALLLESGALVEGDLFIDCSGFRALLIGEEEWEDWSHWLPCDRAVAAPCLPASDDIEPYTRAIAMPAGWRWRIPLRHRVGNGYVYSSKHCSDDEARQGLLGALESEALAEPRVLRFSAGRRRRSWVGNVVSIGLASGFLEPLESTSIYLIQTAITGLLEHFPNGTIEPEERAAFNREVDYEYDRIRDFLILHYHATERSDSDFWNHVRTMDIPETLAEKMELWRTCALVPQYRRGLFLEPSWISVMIGQGIMPHGWDPRTEFPSLTGLRQAMSGLSHRIAEGVEALPTHAAVLAGEVAA encoded by the coding sequence ATGGCAGGACCTGCAATCCAATCGCAGCCCGCCCCCCTGCGCGTGGTCATCCTGGGCGGCGGAACGGCAGGGTGGATGACCGCCGCCGCGCTCCAAACCATGGTCGGTGCGACGACTGATATTCATCTGATCGAATCCGAAGATATCGGCATCGTCGGTGTGGGCGAGGCGACCCTGCCGCATCTGCGCGCATTCATCGCGCGCCTCGGGATAGACGAGCGCGAATTCATGGCCGCCACGCAGGCGACCTACAAGCTGGGGATCGAGTTTTCGGGCTTCGGGCGCGAGGGAGAGCGGTACATCCATCCCTTCGGCACCTATGGGCGCAGCCTGGCCGGGGTCGGTTTTCATCATTTCTGGCTGCGCGCCCGGGCCGAGGGCGAGGCCTCGCGGATAGACGAATATTCCTTCGCGGTCATGGCGGCGGAGGCGCGCCGGTTCGCCCGGCCTGCGCAGGACGGCGATCCGATCGAGAGCTTCGGCTACGCCTATCAGTTCGATGCGACCCTGTTCGGCCCCTATCTTCGCGACCGGGCCACCGCGCGGGGCGTGCGACGGACCGAAGGGCGCGTCGTGTCGGTCGAGCGCGACGAAGGCGGCGACGTGTCCGCGCTCCTGCTCGAAAGCGGCGCACTGGTGGAAGGCGACCTGTTCATCGATTGCTCCGGCTTCCGTGCACTGCTGATCGGGGAGGAAGAGTGGGAGGACTGGTCGCATTGGCTGCCATGCGACCGCGCCGTCGCCGCCCCTTGCCTGCCCGCGAGCGACGACATCGAACCCTACACGCGGGCGATCGCCATGCCCGCAGGCTGGCGCTGGCGGATCCCGCTGCGCCACCGCGTCGGCAATGGCTACGTCTATTCGAGCAAGCATTGTTCCGACGACGAGGCGCGGCAGGGCCTGCTGGGCGCACTCGAAAGCGAAGCCCTCGCTGAACCGCGCGTGCTGCGGTTCAGCGCTGGCAGGAGGCGGCGCAGCTGGGTCGGCAATGTCGTATCGATCGGGCTCGCCTCCGGATTTCTGGAGCCGCTGGAATCCACCAGCATCTACCTGATTCAGACAGCCATTACCGGCCTGCTGGAGCACTTTCCCAATGGCACGATCGAGCCGGAAGAGCGCGCCGCATTCAATCGCGAAGTCGATTACGAATACGACCGCATCCGCGACTTCCTGATCCTGCATTATCACGCGACCGAGCGCAGCGATTCCGACTTCTGGAACCATGTGCGCACCATGGACATCCCCGAAACGCTGGCGGAGAAGATGGAGCTGTGGCGCACTTGCGCGCTGGTGCCGCAGTATCGCCGGGGGCTGTTCCTGGAGCCGAGCTGGATTTCGGTGATGATCGGTCAGGGGATCATGCCGCACGGCTGGGACCCGCGCACCGAGTTCCCGTCCCTCACCGGTCTTCGGCAGGCGATGTCGGGGCTATCCCACCGTATCGCCGAGGGAGTCGAGGCGCTTCCGACGCACGCCGCCGTGCTGGCGGGAGAGGTCGCGGCGTGA
- a CDS encoding 2-dehydro-3-deoxygalactonokinase yields the protein MSVGTFLAVDWGTTNRRVYLIEGDRVVTTERDDRGVAAKPDFAGEIDGIRDRFGPHRIVMAGMVGSSIGWHEAPYVPAPADLSTLAAACVQPDRDVYIVPGVSRMDDTRADVMRGEEVQLLGAVDAGLVPPDALLIQPGTHCKWVETKGGSIARFTTAMTGELFAILSRDSILASQLAGSVAQGEAFLAGVDKGLERDLSAALFGIRAAGLLGSLAQDDAPSFASGLLIGAEVAARFTEYGHDLVHILADERLGVLYAKAIERAGRKSTVIDSQAAFVRGIVKIEGLLP from the coding sequence GTGAGCGTGGGAACCTTTCTTGCAGTCGACTGGGGGACGACCAACCGTCGCGTCTATCTCATCGAGGGCGACCGGGTCGTCACGACCGAGAGGGACGATCGCGGAGTAGCCGCCAAACCCGATTTTGCGGGCGAGATCGACGGGATACGGGATCGCTTCGGGCCCCATAGGATCGTCATGGCCGGGATGGTCGGGTCGTCGATCGGCTGGCACGAGGCACCTTATGTGCCCGCCCCGGCGGACCTGTCCACACTGGCCGCCGCTTGCGTGCAGCCGGATCGGGACGTGTACATCGTGCCGGGCGTATCCCGGATGGACGATACCCGCGCGGACGTCATGCGGGGGGAGGAAGTTCAGCTGCTCGGGGCCGTGGACGCCGGTCTCGTTCCGCCCGATGCGCTTCTGATCCAGCCGGGTACCCATTGCAAATGGGTGGAAACGAAGGGCGGAAGTATCGCCCGCTTCACCACCGCCATGACAGGCGAACTATTCGCCATTCTCAGCCGCGACAGCATCCTCGCATCGCAGCTTGCCGGTTCGGTCGCCCAGGGCGAAGCCTTCCTCGCAGGTGTGGACAAGGGGCTCGAACGCGACCTGTCCGCCGCGCTGTTCGGTATCCGGGCCGCCGGGTTGCTGGGCTCGCTCGCGCAGGATGACGCACCGTCCTTTGCCAGCGGCTTGCTTATAGGAGCGGAGGTCGCCGCACGCTTTACCGAATACGGTCACGATCTCGTCCATATCCTGGCCGATGAGCGGCTAGGGGTTCTCTATGCCAAGGCGATCGAACGAGCAGGTCGCAAGTCAACCGTGATCGATAGCCAAGCGGCATTCGTGCGCGGTATCGTCAAAATAGAAGGCCTATTGCCATGA